GCTCATCCCTGGTGGTCAATGACATCCAGCAGCGCACCCAGCTCGGCTTGCGTCAACTCGCGGGTTTGCCCGGACTGCAACTGTCCGAGTCGCACCGGGCCGATCGCGATGCGGGACAGTTGACGCACCGGATGCCCGACGGCGTCCATCATCCGGCGCACGATGCGGTTGCGTCCCGAATGCAGCGTGATCTGGACGAGGCTGCGCGAGGCGGCGCGCTGAACCAGCTTCAGCTTGTCGGCCTTGATCGGGCCGTCCTCCAAGGTGACGCCCTTCTCCAGGCGGCGCAGAGTCTTGTTGTCGAGCAGACCCTCGACCTCCACGAGGTAGGTCTTCGGCACCTCATGACTGGGATGGGCCAGCTGGTTGGCGAACTCACCGTCGTTGGTCAGGATCAGCAGACCGTCGGTGTCGGTGTCCAGACGCCCGACATGGAAGAGCCGCTGATGCCGGGGCACGTACTGCTGGAGGCTGGGCCGGCCCTGCGGATCGTCCATCGTCGAGATGACACCTCGCGGCTTGTTGAGCACGAGGTAGAGGTGGCGCCGGGGCGGCGGAATG
The Brooklawnia propionicigenes DNA segment above includes these coding regions:
- a CDS encoding pseudouridine synthase, which gives rise to MTDDPTEGLRLQKALAQAGVASRRASEELIAEGRVEVNGRVITEQGTRVDPERDVIRVDGSRIPPPRRHLYLVLNKPRGVISTMDDPQGRPSLQQYVPRHQRLFHVGRLDTDTDGLLILTNDGEFANQLAHPSHEVPKTYLVEVEGLLDNKTLRRLEKGVTLEDGPIKADKLKLVQRAASRSLVQITLHSGRNRIVRRMMDAVGHPVRQLSRIAIGPVRLGQLQSGQTRELTQAELGALLDVIDHQG